One genomic segment of Rubripirellula tenax includes these proteins:
- a CDS encoding 3'-5' exoribonuclease YhaM family protein encodes MNRISVSELSDGQSVEQVFRAADKQLRVNRQGGKYILLKLSDKTGVIAGMLWNADERIFESFDRGDYVFCRGRTQIHNGTLQLIVTEVERMDESEVTVADFERFDANESERLMTRLADLIGGLENQSLRRLGEIYLADTTFAERFKKAAAAVSNHHAFPGGLLRHTVDMMEICKLVAPRYPQLDADLLLFGAFLHDLGKIEELSCDGEISYTDRGQLVGHIVIGVQMLGEKIAAFENAGDDFPAELRLHLEHMIVSHHGLIEFGSPKLPVMLESVTLHHIDNLDAKLWAYTAAIQTDVGGDEKWTNYNPSIGRKLWKK; translated from the coding sequence GTGAACCGTATCTCCGTATCTGAATTGTCCGACGGTCAGTCGGTTGAACAAGTGTTCCGTGCTGCGGACAAGCAATTGCGAGTCAATCGCCAAGGCGGAAAGTACATTTTGTTGAAGTTGTCCGACAAAACCGGCGTGATTGCCGGAATGTTGTGGAATGCAGACGAACGCATCTTCGAGTCGTTCGACCGTGGTGACTACGTGTTTTGCCGAGGACGTACCCAGATCCACAATGGGACGCTTCAGTTGATCGTCACTGAAGTCGAGCGAATGGACGAATCGGAAGTCACCGTCGCCGATTTCGAGCGATTTGACGCCAACGAATCCGAGCGATTGATGACGCGGCTTGCCGACTTGATCGGTGGGCTTGAAAACCAGTCCCTTCGCCGCTTGGGGGAAATCTACCTTGCCGATACCACGTTCGCGGAACGGTTCAAGAAAGCCGCCGCCGCTGTATCGAACCACCATGCGTTCCCGGGCGGTTTGCTGCGTCACACCGTTGACATGATGGAGATCTGCAAGCTGGTCGCGCCGCGCTATCCCCAATTGGATGCCGACTTGTTGTTGTTCGGTGCGTTTCTGCACGATTTGGGGAAGATCGAAGAACTCTCTTGCGATGGCGAGATCTCGTACACGGACCGCGGCCAATTGGTCGGACACATCGTGATCGGCGTGCAGATGCTTGGCGAAAAAATTGCAGCGTTTGAAAACGCGGGCGACGACTTCCCCGCAGAGTTGCGGTTGCACCTGGAACACATGATCGTCAGCCATCACGGTCTGATCGAATTTGGAAGCCCGAAGTTGCCAGTCATGTTGGAATCGGTAACGCTGCACCACATCGACAATCTGGATGCGAAACTTTGGGCGTACACCGCCGCGATCCAAACGGACGTGGGCGGTGACGAAAAATGGACAAACTACAACCCGTCGATTGGTCGCAAGCTGTGGAAGAAATGA